A window of the Gossypium hirsutum isolate 1008001.06 chromosome A05, Gossypium_hirsutum_v2.1, whole genome shotgun sequence genome harbors these coding sequences:
- the LOC121228903 gene encoding uncharacterized protein, with protein MCEERINDTDERMYTEDRELDETESVAPSVNPLGNQPPNVEQENARGRDEPQLLRIIADALQRVARTTPATTSAHTQRRAPIKELRKYGATEFMGLKGVDPSAAENWMESTKRILQQLDYYEREFSRLSRYASEFIPTEADSCKRFLRGLRDEIKVQLVSHRITELVDLIERAKMVEQVLGLDKKTEVVRLTGKRAGTTSSNPQSKRLKESQGGWRSSFRSDRGGRKQGKTDDGIYWQYHFIIDCPKADSTTPVTSQRSISTARGRGSGRGSSILRGEGSRRNSDIGTQQSEAKVPARAYVVRTQEEGDAHDVVTGIILLYSEPVYALIDPGSSHSYINSKLVELGKFNSEVSRVTVEVSSPFGQTVLVNQTEDGDRIEVNGIRTNGPARIISTIKANKLLQQGCTAYLAYVINSDSVGNQCSKIRTVCEFPDVFPEELPGLPPDREVEFAIEVYSGTAPISIPLYRMSPTELKELKVQLQDLLDRGFIRPSISPWGAPLKVKESDVRKTAFRTRYGHYEFLPYLDQFVVVSIDDILVYSKSESEHDQHLRTVLQILREKQLYGKLSKCEFWLSEVVFLGHVVSADGIRVDPKKIEAIVQWKASKNVSQVRSFLGLAGYYRRFVNGFSKIALPMTKLLQKNVPFIWDEQCQKSFETLKQMLTEAPVLTLPELGKDFIVYSDASLNGLGCVLMQDGKVIAYASRQLKPHERNYPTHDLELAAVIFALKIWRHYLYGEKCYIYTDHKSLKYLLSQKELNLRQRRWIELLKDYDCVIDYHPGKANVVADALSRKAVVELRAMFAQLSINDDGSLLAELRVKPVMFDQIRAAQLEDEKLMKKREMVQHGTTENFSIDKHDCLKFQNRICIPTTSEIKELILREAHDSIFALHPGGTKMYRDLRELGATGYEGSVFGPFQKRAERAGRVTLVATRGGARRTPDEPMVSHGED; from the exons atgtgTGAAGAAAGAATAAATGATACTGATGAAAGAATGTATACTGAAGATAGAGAATTAGATGAAACAGAATCTGTTGCACCGAGTGTGAATCCGTTAGGCAACCAACCTCCTAATGTAGAACAAGAAAATGCTAGAGGTAGAGATGAACCTCAACTACTGAGAATTATAGCTGATGCACTACAAAGAGTAGCGAGGACTACTCCTGCTACGACTTCAGCACATACTCAAAGACGGGCCCCGATAAAAGAACTGAGAAAATATGGTGCTACTGAATTTATGGGTCTAAAAGGAGTCGATCCATCCGCAGCTGAAAATTGGATGGAGTCGACTAAGAGAATTTTACAGCAGTTGGACT ATTATGAGAGGGAATTCtcgagactcagtagatatgcctCCGAGTTTATCCCGACAGAAGCTGATAGTTGTAAAAGATTTTTACGGGGTTTGCGAGACGAAATCAAGGTACAATTAGTATCTCATCGGATCACTGAGTTAGTAGATTTGATTGAGCGGGCTAAAATGGTAGAACAAGTTCTGGGCCTCGATAAAAAGACTGAAGTTGTTAGACTAACTGGCAAACGTGCAGGAACTACCAGTTCAAATCCTCAGTCGAAAAGACTAAAGGAGTCTCAAGGTGGTTGGAGATCTAGTTTCAGATCAGACAGAGGTGGTAGGAAGCAGGGGAAAACAGATGACGGTATCTACTGGCAGT ACCATTTTATCATAGATTGTCCGAAAGCTGATAGTACTACCCCCGTGACATCACAGAGATCCATATCTACTGCTAGAGGCAGAGGATCAGGTAGAGGTAGCTCGATTTTAAGGggagaaggtagtagaaggaatAGTGATATTGGTACCCAGCAGTCTGAAGCAAAAGTACCCGCCAGAGCTTATGTGGTCAGAACACAGGAAGAAGGCGACGCCCACGATGTAGTAACAGGTATAATCTTACTATATTCTGAGcctgtttatgctttaattgatcccggATCTTCACActcttatataaattcaaaattagttgAATTGGGAAAATTTAATTCTGAAGTATCTAGAGTGACTGTAGAAGTGTCGAGTCCGTTCGGGCAAACAGTATTAGTGAATCAG ACAGAAGACGGGGACAGAATTGAAGTGAATGGTATCCGTACTAATGGGCCGGCACGTATTATTTCAACAATAAAGGCTAATAAATTGCTCCAGCAGGGCTGTACAGCGTATTTAGCctatgttattaattctgattcagtTGGTAATCAGTGTAGCAAAATCAGAACCgtatgtgagtttccagatgtattcccTGAAGAactaccgggtttaccacctgacagagaggttgaatttgctatagaaGTGTATTCGGGTACAGCACCAATCTCTATACCACTGTATCGAATGTCGCccactgagttaaaagagttgaaagtgcaGTTACAGGACTTGTTAGATCGTGGATTCATTAGACCGAGCATTTCACCTTGGGGAGCTCCa ctgaaaGTAAAAGAAAGTGATGTGCGGAAGACTGCTTTCCgtactcgatatggtcattatgagtttttg CCGTATTTAGACCAGTTTGTGGTGGTTTCtattgatgatatattagtttattcGAAGTCAGAGTCAGAACATGATCAGCATCTCAGAACCGTGTTACAGATTCTGCGAGAAAAACAGTTGTACGGGAAActgagtaaatgtgaattctggttatcagaggtagtattcttggggcatgttgtatctgctgatggtattagagttgatccgaagaAGATCGAGGCAATTGTTCAATGGAAGGCATCAAAGAATGTATCACAGGTACGCAGTTTTCTTGGTTTGGCTGggtattacagaagatttgtaaatgggttCTCGAAGATAGCATTACCGATGACAAAACTACTACAGAAAAATGTTCCTTTTATATGGGATGAacaatgtcagaaaagctttgaaacattgaaacaaatgttgacagaggcaccagtttTAACTTTACCAGAGTTGGGGAAAGATTTCAtagtgtacagtgatgcttctttgaatggtttgggttgtgtattgatgcaggatggaaaagtaatagcttatgcgtCTCGACAGCTGAAGCCACATGAACgtaactatccgacacacgatttgGAGTTAGCTGCTGTGATtttcgcattgaagatttggagacattacctgtatggtgagaaatgttatatttacactgatcataaaagtcttaaatatcttcTGTcgcaaaaggagttgaatctgagacagagacgatggattgaacttctgaaagattatgattgtgttatagattatcatccaggaaaggcaaatgtggtaGCAGATGCATTGAGCAGAAAAGCAGTGGTTGAATTACGGGCAATGTTTGCTCAGCTTAGTATtaatgatgatggaagtttgttAGCCGAGTTAAGAGTCAAGCCGGTAATGTTTGATCAAATCAGAGCAGCACAATTAGAGGATGAAAAGttgatgaagaaaagagaaatggtacAGCATGGTACGacagaaaattttagtattgacaAGCATGACTGTTTGAAATTTCAGAATCGAATTTGTATTCCGACTACTTCTGAGATTAAAGAGCTGATTCTtcgagaagcacatgatagtaTTTTTGCTTTGCACCCTGGTGGAACGAAGATGTATCGTGATTtacgagaact CGGTGCTACAGGCTATGAGGGTTCTGTCTTCGGACCTTTTCAAAAGAGGGCCGAAAGGGCCGGTCGCGTAACATTGGTGGCCACTCGCGGCGGGGCACGGAGGACCCCCGATGAACCCATGGTCAGCCATGGAGAAGACTGA
- the LOC121229031 gene encoding transcription initiation factor IIA subunit 2, with the protein MATFELYRRSAIGMCLTETLDEMVSSSTLSPELAIQVLVQFDKSMTEALESQVKSKVSIKGHLHTYRFCDNVWTFILQDALFKNEDTQENVGRVKIVACDSKLLSQ; encoded by the exons ATGGCAACGTTTGAGCTTTACCGGAGGTCAGCGATCGGGATGTGTTTGACGGAGACTTTAGACGAGATGGTTTCAAGCAGTACTTTAAGCCCTGAGCTCGCTATTCAGGTTCTCGTCCAGTTCGATAAG TCTATGACTGAAGCCCTGGAAAGTCAAGTGAAGAGCAAGGTTTCCATTAAG GGACATCTGCACACCTATAGATTCTGCGACAATGTTTGGACCTTCATCTTACAAGATGCTTTGTTTAAGAACGAGGATACTCAGGAAAACGTAGGTCGAGTCAAAATAGTAGCATGCGACTCAAAGTTGCTCTCACAATGA